One Chloroflexota bacterium DNA segment encodes these proteins:
- a CDS encoding LCP family protein, producing the protein MPAKTDTPEESTNGSANDLSLDAEHVRSQATTPLPTRSRAAAKADAANDAALMNDLLLNNNSTAAARPRPRTVPRAEHEGSYVRVPKAVQSAVGSRPTSRPLPPKTAPVKSTSRGAGCGMIMLGVLLTVVLVGGGGALWAYLKVKNATSDALVTIPTQAPNLVENPNNPNPQPNQPLATPDIVKDPFNLLLIGVDLRENDTKARTDTIIVLHIDPTQKWASMVSIPRDSCAEIPGYDAPGTCSQRINAAYELGYKEGIAQNMTIPSTQAMALTRDTVANMLNINIDYVAQVDFKGFRKIVDAVGGITIDVQRPLWDATYPTDDDDYGVIRLFIPAGLQHMDGTTALRYARSRHQDADYGRSRRQQDVIRALVQTLKDKGLLDQIDALDSLAAQLKGSFYTDLPIDDLGNLRALAGLGSDIANGRIKSVKWDTSSVIGYMDEAQYVPIWDPASIAATVDQLLTSPIPDTNSPVDGSSNTPSDDNLSIEVINGAQISGLAGDVATHLENRDYQLLNPSTASTVYDTTKIIDFGNHKELREQLAAELGISSRNIIVVSKTSPAPEQPKGDAALVLLLGRDYDEAWRKP; encoded by the coding sequence ATGCCTGCAAAAACCGATACACCTGAGGAATCGACCAACGGGTCAGCCAATGATCTATCGCTCGATGCTGAGCATGTTCGTAGTCAAGCTACCACGCCCTTGCCAACTCGTTCACGTGCCGCAGCTAAAGCCGATGCTGCCAACGATGCGGCGTTGATGAATGATCTGTTGTTGAATAATAATTCGACTGCTGCTGCTCGTCCTCGTCCTCGTACCGTACCACGCGCTGAACACGAAGGATCATATGTTCGCGTGCCCAAGGCAGTCCAATCGGCGGTTGGCAGCCGACCAACCTCGCGACCATTGCCACCCAAAACTGCTCCCGTCAAAAGTACCTCACGTGGAGCTGGTTGTGGCATGATTATGCTTGGAGTATTATTGACGGTGGTTTTGGTCGGTGGTGGTGGGGCACTTTGGGCCTATTTAAAGGTTAAAAATGCCACGAGCGATGCTTTAGTAACCATCCCAACCCAAGCGCCAAATCTGGTCGAAAATCCTAATAATCCGAATCCTCAGCCCAATCAACCTTTGGCAACCCCCGATATCGTCAAAGATCCTTTTAATTTGTTGTTGATTGGGGTCGATTTACGCGAGAATGATACCAAAGCTCGCACTGATACGATCATTGTGCTGCATATTGATCCAACCCAAAAATGGGCAAGCATGGTCTCGATTCCGCGCGATAGTTGCGCCGAAATTCCAGGCTACGATGCCCCAGGCACATGTTCGCAGCGAATTAATGCGGCCTACGAACTGGGTTATAAAGAAGGTATCGCCCAAAATATGACGATTCCTTCAACTCAGGCAATGGCATTAACTCGCGATACCGTCGCCAATATGCTGAATATTAATATCGATTATGTCGCCCAAGTTGATTTTAAGGGCTTTCGCAAAATTGTTGATGCCGTTGGGGGCATTACAATCGATGTACAACGCCCGCTGTGGGATGCCACCTACCCAACCGATGATGACGATTATGGGGTGATTCGGCTATTTATTCCGGCTGGTTTGCAACATATGGATGGCACAACCGCGCTGCGTTATGCCCGTTCACGCCATCAAGATGCCGACTATGGCCGCTCACGCCGCCAGCAAGATGTGATTCGGGCGCTGGTTCAAACCCTCAAAGACAAAGGCTTGCTCGACCAAATTGATGCCTTGGATAGCCTTGCTGCACAACTCAAAGGCTCGTTCTATACCGACCTGCCAATCGATGACCTTGGCAATTTACGCGCCTTGGCTGGGCTTGGTAGTGATATTGCCAATGGCCGGATCAAGAGTGTCAAATGGGATACTAGCTCAGTAATCGGCTATATGGATGAGGCGCAGTATGTGCCAATTTGGGACCCAGCCAGCATTGCGGCCACGGTTGATCAATTATTGACCAGCCCAATTCCTGATACCAATAGCCCAGTTGATGGTAGCTCAAACACACCTTCGGACGACAATCTAAGCATCGAAGTGATCAATGGAGCGCAAATTAGTGGTTTGGCAGGCGATGTAGCAACCCACCTCGAAAACCGTGACTATCAATTGCTCAATCCTTCAACTGCCTCAACAGTGTATGACACCACCAAGATCATCGATTTTGGCAACCATAAAGAACTGCGTGAGCAACTTGCTG
- a CDS encoding alpha/beta fold hydrolase, with protein sequence MSTVGCLILHGFTSCADSVNRVPSRLAPHHIPYRMPYLRGHGTLPEDLQGVTWHDWYADANAALRDLRHEVDKVILIGLSMGGLVANHLAAAHRDDVIGVVSVAAAMRFHYKHADRARYVAPMLGMWGDENRDMGAGWYDKETGRQHGNYRRFPAPAFVSLWRYAKVVEQQLPRITAPILIIHSHQDRTIPTSAAEAIYRQVGSSDKQLLWFDKSGHEMLRDGESPAVLDAVEQFVLHHRAQYQSSTNKE encoded by the coding sequence ATGTCAACTGTTGGTTGTTTAATTCTTCACGGCTTTACGTCATGCGCCGATTCAGTCAATCGCGTGCCGAGCCGTTTAGCTCCCCATCATATTCCGTATCGCATGCCCTATTTGCGTGGTCATGGCACCTTGCCCGAAGATTTGCAGGGCGTAACCTGGCACGATTGGTATGCTGATGCCAATGCAGCCTTGCGCGATTTACGCCACGAGGTCGATAAAGTTATTTTGATTGGGCTTTCCATGGGTGGCCTCGTGGCCAATCACCTAGCAGCGGCCCATCGCGATGACGTTATTGGGGTAGTTAGCGTGGCCGCTGCCATGCGCTTCCATTATAAACATGCCGATCGGGCACGCTATGTTGCGCCAATGCTAGGGATGTGGGGCGACGAAAATCGTGATATGGGCGCAGGTTGGTACGATAAAGAGACCGGTCGCCAACATGGCAATTATCGACGCTTTCCGGCTCCGGCCTTTGTTTCGCTTTGGCGCTATGCCAAAGTCGTGGAACAACAATTGCCACGAATTACTGCACCAATCTTAATCATTCATTCACATCAAGATCGTACAATTCCAACATCTGCCGCCGAAGCGATCTATCGCCAAGTTGGCTCCAGCGATAAACAATTACTATGGTTCGATAAAAGTGGCCACGAAATGCTCCGCGATGGCGAATCGCCAGCAGTCTTAGATGCTGTCGAGCAATTCGTGCTGCATCATCGTGCTCAATATCAATCATCAACAAACAAGGAGTAG